The Mangifera indica cultivar Alphonso chromosome 8, CATAS_Mindica_2.1, whole genome shotgun sequence genome has a window encoding:
- the LOC123223003 gene encoding MDIS1-interacting receptor like kinase 2-like, giving the protein MFLPVITSMGVSTYSPMTSSKNTCLFLFLLLCSLLSLKISASPRTQAEALVRWKNTFSFQPSSLSSWSLSNVNNLCNWTSIVCDSGGTVSQINLSAANITGVLTEFNFTEFEPLTRFDISSNNFDGDIPSTIDSLSNLAYLDLSSNLFEGIIPTEMAQLTELRYLNLFNNYLNGTIPHQLSNLQKVWYLDLGANLLESPNWSKFSPMPLLRHLSLPYNELHLGFPSFVLTCRNLTYLDLSLNKLSGRIPEMMFTNLANLQYLNLTDNLFQGPLSSNVSKLSDLIQLRVANNKLSGPIPEDIGLLSELQMIELFNNSFSGQIPSSLGQLKKLQKLDLRINALNSTIPSELGHCTNLTYLALAINYLSGELPISLSNLIKLTELGLSDNLLSGDISPRLISNLTELVSLQLQNNSFTGKISPEIGLLIQLNYLCLYKNKLLGPIPSEIGNLINLTRLDLSENQISGPIPKTLWDLTNLLVLKLFSNNLTGTIPPEIENLASLVTFDVSANQLYGELPVNISRLPSLRSISLFTNNFSGSIPREFGKYSQLTYVSFSNNSFTGELPPELCSGFALENFSVNGNDFTGSLPACLANCKNLSRVRLDSNKFTGNITEAFGVHEKLDFISLSENQFIGEISPVWGECKNLSNLQLDRNRISGGIPSELGGLSRLGVLSLDSNGLTGEIPNELGKLGRLFKLNLSNNHLTGEIPRSVTNLSMLEYLDFANNNLTGDIPEELANCEKVLSLDLSHNDLSGEIPPELGHLFGLQYMLDLSSNSLSGTIPQNLGKLSRLENLNLSHNKLSGSIPASFSSLISLHSIDFSCNDLTGEIPSGSIFQNASADAFVGNTGLCGDTAGLTSCNVLSGPGKSTDHKKKVLIGVTVPLCSLLLVIIISGVLIYKHKTKLNDKETKSSQRRDSSESLIWEREGKFTFGDIVKATEDFSGKYCIGKGGFGIVYKALLPTGQVVAVKKLGMLDTSDVPMSNRQSFENEIRVLTDVRHRNIIKLHGFCSKKGYLYLVYEYVERGSLGKVLYGVEGKVELDWAERVKIVQGLAHAIAYLHHDCSPPIVHRDISLNNILLEEDFEPRLSDFGTARLLNPDTSSWTTVAGSYGYMAPELALTMRVTNKCDIYSFGVVTLEVMMGRHPGELLTSLSLSKRLTLENSTLFMKDLLDQRLLPPTGQLAEEVVFVINVALACTHTTPEERPSMRFVAQKLSAKTQGCRSEPLG; this is encoded by the exons ATGTTTCTACCGGTTATAACTTCAATGGGAGTTTCCACTTACTCACCCATGACTTCTTCTAAGAACACTTGTCTGTTTCTCTTCCTCTTGCTGTGTTCATTACTTTCTTTGAAGATCTCTGCATCACCCAGAACTCAAGCTGAAGCCCTCGTCAGATGGAAGAACACCTTCAGTTTTCAACCTTCTTCTCTCTCATCATGGTCACTTTCCAACGTCAACAACCTCTGCAACTGGACTTCCATTGTTTGCGACTCCGGAGGAACCGTTTCCCAGATAAACCTCTCAGCAGCAAACATCACCGGGGTTCTCACTGAATTCAACTTCACTGAATTTGAACCTCTCACTCGCTTTGACATCAGCAGCAACAATTTCGATGGAGATATTCCTTCTACCATTGATAGTCTCTCCAACCTAGCTTACTTggatttgagctcaaacttattTGAAGGTATCATTCCTACGGAGATGGCACAGTTAACGGAGCTTCGGTAtcttaatctttttaataactATCTCAATGGTACCATCCCTCATCAGCTCAGCAATCTTCAAAAGGTATGGTACTTAGACCTTGGAGCAAACTTGTTGGAGTCCCCTAACTGGTCTAAATTTTCACCCATGCCTTTGTTGCGACACCTTAGTCTTCCCTACAATGAACTTCATTTGGGATTTCCTTCTTTTGTATTAACTTGCCGGAACTTGACTTACCTTGATTTGTCGCTGAATAAGTTGAGCGGCCGAATACCAGAAATGATGTTTACAAATCTGGCCAATCTTCAATATCTCAACCTCACTGATAATCTATTCCAGGGACCATTGTCTTCAAATGTTTCCAAGCTTTCCGATCTCATACAACTTCGTGTTGCCAATAACAAGTTGAGTGGTCCGATTCCTGAGGACATAGGGTTGTTGTCTGAGCTCCAAATGATTGAATTGTTTAACAATTCGTTTAGTGGGCAAATTCCATCTTCTTTAGGCCAGCTCAAAAAGCTTCAGAAGCTTGATCTCCGAATCAATGCCTTAAACTCTACCATACCTTCTGAGCTTGGCCATTGTACTAACCTTACATACTTGGCCTTAGCTATAAATTATCTCAGCGGGGAGTTGCCTATTTCTTTGTCAAATCTGATCAAATTAACTGAATTGGGTTTGTCTGATAATTTACTCTCTGGGGACATCTCACCTAGGCTCATTTCAAATTTGACGGAATTGGTCTCCTTGCAACTTCAAAACAATTCCTTCACAGGGAAGATTTCACCAGAAATTGGCTTATTGATACAGCTTAATTACCTTTGCCTGTATAAAAATAAGCTCTTGGGCCCTATTCCTTCTGAGATTGGAAATTTGATTAACCTAACCAGATTAGACCTTTCTGAAAACCAGATTTCAGGTCCAATTCCGAAAACATTGTGGGATCTCACAAATCTTCTAGTCTTAAAACTTTTCTCCAATAATCTCACTGGCACTATTCCAccagagattgaaaatttgGCTTCTTTGGTTACTTTTGATGTCAGTGCCAACCAACTGTATGGAGAGTTGCCAGTGAACATTTCTCGCCTTCCTTCTTTAAGGTCAATCTCTCTGTTTACCAATAACTTCTCTGGCAGCATTCCTAGGGAATTTGGGAAGTATAGTCAGTTGACCTATGTAAGCTTCTCTAACAACAGCTTCACCGGAGAATTGCCACCCGAGTTGTGCAGTGGTTTTGCTCTCGAAAATTTTTCAGTGAATGGTAACGACTTCACTGGATCATTGCCCGCTTGTTTGGCCAATTGTAAGAACCTTAGTAGAGTCCGACTTGACAGCAATAAATTCACAGGTAATATCACAGAAGCATTTGGAGTTCACGAAAAGCTTGATTTCATTTCTTTAAGcgaaaatcaatttattggtGAAATCTCCCCTGTATGGGGAGAGTGCAAAAATCTCAGTAATCTGCAGTTGGACAGAAATAGAATCTCTGGAGGTATCCCTTCTGAGCTGGGGGGTTTGAGCCGATTGGGAGTTCTAAGCCTAGACTCCAATGGACTAACAGGGGAAATTCCGAATGAATTAGGGAAGTTAGGCAGATTGTTCAAGCTCAATTTGAGTAATAATCACTTGACAGGAGAGATCCCTCGTAGTGTGACCAATTTAAGTATGCTTGAGTATCTTGATTTTGCAAATAACAATTTGACCGGAGATATACCTGAAGAACTTGCAAATTGTGAAAAAGTTTTGAGCTTAGACCTGAGCCACAATGATTTATCCGGTGAAATACCACCTGAGCTTGGCCATTTGTTCGGACTGCAGTACATGTTGGACCTCAGCAGCAATTCACTCTCTGGTACAATTCCCCAAAACCTGGGAAAGCTTTCGAGACTGGAGAATCTCAACTTGTCGCATAACAAACTCTCTGGGAGTATTCCGGCGTCGTTTTCTAGCCTGATAAGTCTACATTCAATTGATTTCTCGTGCAATGACTTAACTGGTGAAATTCCAAGTGGCAGCATTTTCCAGAACGCATCTGCAGATGCTTTTGTTGGAAACACTGGTTTGTGCGGAGATACAGCAGGATTAACATCTTGTAATGTACTATCCGGCCCCGGAAAGTCCACAGACCATAAAAAGAAGGTTCTTATAGGTGTCACTGTTCCTCTATGTAGCCTGTTGCTTGTAATCATAATTTCTGGAGTTCTGATTTATAAGCACAAAACCAAACTCAATGATAAGGAGACGAAAAGCAGTCAGAGGCGTGATAGTTCTGAATCATTAATATGGGAGAGGGAAGGGAAGTTTACTTTTGGGGATATTGTAAAGGCAACGGAGGATTTTAGTGGCAAGTATTGCATTGGGAAAGGAGGATTTGGAATCGTGTACAAGGCGTTGTTGCCAACAGGCCAAGTGGTTGCAGTTAAGAAACTTGGTATGTTAGACACCAGTGATGTTCCCATGTCCAATCGCCAAAGCTTTGAGAATGAGATTCGTGTGTTGACGGATGTCAGGCACCGGAATATTATAAAGCTACACGGGTTCTGTTCCAAGAAAGGATACCTGTACTTGGTTTATGAATATGTAGAAAGAGGTAGTCTGGGGAAAGTTCTGTATGGGGTTGAAGGGAAAGTAGAGCTGGACTGGGCTGAAAGGGTGAAAATTGTGCAAGGACTGGCTCATGCAATTGCTTACTTGCACCATGATTGCTCACCACCTATTGTCCACCGGGACATATCCTTGAATAACATCTTGCTTGAGGAAGATTTTGAGCCGCGCCTCTCGGATTTTGGCACTGCGAGACTGTTGAATCCTGATACTTCCAGCTGGACCACTGTCGCTGGGTCATATGGGTACATGGCTCCAG AGCTTGCACTCACAATGCGAGTAACAAATAAATgtgatatttatagttttggagtGGTGACATTAGAAGTCATGATGGGAAGACATCCTGGTGAACTCTTAActtctttatctttatcaaaaAGATTAACGTTAGAAAATTCAACATTGTTTATGAAGGATTTGTTAGACCAACGGCTCTTACCTCCCACTGGCCAATTAGCAGAAGAAGTGGTGTTTGTGATTAATGTAGCATTAGCATGCACACATACTACCCCGGAGGAGCGACCTTCAATGCGTTTTGTTGCACAAAAATTATCAGCAAAGACACAAGGTTGCCGCTCTGAACCGCTGGGATGA
- the LOC123223432 gene encoding uncharacterized protein LOC123223432, with protein MVRDCRYRGKADEERLSSDSRKKVTFDSNVKTYEPVFSEVTSNLPEISEVREVKKKKEEEDFLVRSKQSQSFSEASSITSSSGSYPSNYRYQNCRDSEDEDDELDLGSDLDDDEEGEEDDGVVDYDDICEDDGSDYAESRIAVGKADAKEVVDSSLVTSDLDERCMKLIRGNRRVRDRSVHVKSVLNPVENLTQWKAVLAKGKPQLKQPKENFAVDQEPRPPFSLEPSFKEFSQL; from the coding sequence ATGGTTAGGGATTGCCGGTATAGGGGTAAGGCTGATGAGGAGCGATTGAGCTCGGATTCACGAAAGAAAGTTACTTTTGACTCTAATGTCAAAACCTATGAGCCTGTTTTTTCTGAGGTCACTAGTAATTTACCTGAGATCAGTGAAGTTAGAGAGgtcaagaagaaaaaggaggaGGAGGATTTTTTAGTGAGATCAAAGCAATCTCAGTCTTTTTCTGAAGCTAGTTCCATCACATCCAGCTCGGGGTCTTATCCTTCTAATTACAGATATCAAAACTGCAGAGAcagtgaagatgaagatgatgaactAGATTTGGGTAGTGatcttgatgatgatgaagaaggtGAAGAAGATGACGGCGTGGTGGATTATGATGATATCTGTGAGGACGATGGTTCTGATTATGCTGAATCAAGAATAGCTGTGGGCAAAGCTGATGCAAAGGAGGTTGTTGACAGTTCTTTGGTGACAAGTGATTTGGATGAGCGATGCATGAAGTTGATTCGGGGTAATCGAAGAGTAAGAGATAGAAGTGTACATGTCAAGTCTGTTTTGAACCCAGTTGAAAATCTCACTCAATGGAAAGCAGTTTTAGCGAAGGGGAAACCACAACTGAAGCAACCGAAAGAGAATTTCGCAGTGGATCAAGAACCTCGTCCTCCCTTTAGTTTGGAGCCGAGTTTCAAGGAATTCTCTCagctttaa